The following are encoded together in the Sparus aurata chromosome 1, fSpaAur1.1, whole genome shotgun sequence genome:
- the LOC115589292 gene encoding E3 SUMO-protein ligase CBX4, translating to MELPAAGEHVFAVESIEKKRSRKGRVEYLVKWRGWSPKYNTWEPEENILDPRLLDAFQDRERQEQLMGYRKRGPKPKHLLVQVPSFARRSSILADLHEASLDEDSCQKTGPIQMLRPQGQQYQLNSKKHHQYQPLCRERETEQQANGKKFYYQLNSKKHHHYQPDLKVHEPIFAKPREVKAPELANKGYNLPPVLQQKWVRDKDSGCLTKVKDITMELKKLPADLNGHKDPEKVKPKEDASPQSNGVSSSKLKIVKNKNKNGRIVIVMSKYMENGMKAAKIKNGDCETAEKPPQGIDTSSENHLEKMRLVKKLGLMNGFAKNPKDKPTVPTSGFIRDCPKEKEQSPKMEPTVTEQDKHVEVRGQGQLPADQPLQLTTKPNLLSLPLDRGVPSSLDKRGIQGGFQGLKRHLSDTDGEGHGSSKRFLSSRSISAPNAVPSPTQSISTHQNGHQSHVGLQDCGYADQEEPMDLSIVKSRPKATEAETYTQGEPVTQAETHTQDETDTRAETQTDTQTEPQTETQQTTEKDKVDTLSVSNNEKGKEETFPSFQPFLGNIVITDITTNCLTVTFKEYVTA from the exons ATGGAGCTACCCGCCGCGGGAGAGCACGTCTTTGCGGTGGAGAGCATCGAGAAGAAGCGCAGCAGAAAG GGGAGGGTTGAGTATCTGGTCAAGTGGCGAGGATGGTCCCCAAA ATACAACACGTGGGAACCAGAGGAAAACATCCTGGACCCAAGGCTGCTGGATGCTTTCCAAGACAG GGAACGTCAAGAGCAGCTGATGGGATATCGCAAGAGAGGACCCAAGCCCAAGCACCTTCTGGTTCAG GTTCCTTCTTTCGCCCGGAGATCCAGTATTCTGGCTGACCTCCATGAAGCGTCCCTGGATGAGGACAGCTGTCAGAAGACCGGCCCCATCCAGATGCTCCGTCCCCAGGGCCAGCAGTACCAGCTGAACAGCAAGAAACACCACCAGTACCAGCCACTGTGCAGGGAGCGTGAGACCGAGCAGCAGGCCAACGGCAAGAAGTTCTACTATCAGCTTAACAGCAAGAAGCACCATCACTACCAGCCGGACCTCAAGGTGCATGAGCCCATCTTTGCTAAACCTCGAGAGGTTAAAGCTCCAGAGCTGGCCAACAAGGGGTACAACCTTCCCCCAGTGCTGCAGCAAAAGTGGGTCCGGGACAAGGACTCCGGCTGCCTGACCAAAGTCAAggatattacgatggagctgaagaagctTCCAGCAGACCTCAATGGCCACAAAGATCCGGAGAAGGTCAAACCTAAAGAGGACGCTTCACCACAGTCTAAcggtgtcagcagcagcaagctAAAGATcgtgaagaacaaaaacaagaacgGGCGAATTGTTATCGTCATGAGCAAGTACATGGAAAACGGAATGAAAGCGGCTAAGATAAAAAATGGAGATTGTGAAACTGCGGAAAAGCCGCCGCAAGGAATTGACACCAGCTCGGAGAACCACCTTGAGAAGATGAGACTCGTCAAGAAGCTCGGCCTCATGAATGGATTTGCAAAAAACCCCAAAGACAAACCAACTGTTCCCACTTCTGGATTTATCAGGGATTGCCCCAAAGAAAAGGAGCAGTCCCCCAAAATGGAGCCGACTGTGACGGAACAGGATAAACATGttgaggtcaggggtcaggggcAGCTTCCAGCGGATCAGCCTTTACAATTGACAACCAAGCCTAATCTGCTCTCCCTGCCCTTGGATAGGGGAGTTCCCTCCTCTCTGGACAAAAGAGGGATCCAAGGTGGATTTCAAGGACTAAAGCGACACCTCTCTGACACGGACGGTGAGGGACATGGGAGTAGTAAGAGGTTCTTGAGTTCCAGGAGCATCAGCGCTCCTAACGCTGTACCTTCACCCACCCAAAGCATCAGCACCCACCAAAACGGACACCAGAGTCATGTTGGACTGCAGGACTGTGGGTATGCAGACCAAGAGGAACCTATGGACTTGAGCATTGTCAAGTCCAGGCCTAAGGCCACCGAGGCTGAAACATATACACAAGGGGAACCTGTAACacaagcagaaacacacacacaggatgaaACAGACACACGAGCTGAAACACAAacggacacacagacagagcctcagactgaaacacaacagactaCAGAGAAGGACAAAGTGGACACATTGTCTGTTTCTAACAACGAAAAGGGAAAAGAGGAGACGTTTCCCTCTTTCCAGCCTTTCCTTGGGAATATAGTGATCACAGACATTACCACGAACTGCCTCACTGTCACGTTTAAGGAATACGTAACGGCGTAA